A window of Yoonia sp. SS1-5 genomic DNA:
GGTGACGAAATCACCATTGATGCGGCCTTTGTCGAGGAACATCTTGGCGAATTGGCAAGATCGACTGACGTCAGCAGATATGTCCTCTGACGCCTGACCGCGCGGGGCAGTCATTCGGTTTCTCAGGCGGTTCCGCGAACGGGACGGTCATTTTCGATATTGAAGGTCATGCCATCCAACAGCTCATCCAGATCAGGGCGGGCTGCCGGACCGTTTGAGATATCAACCAGCATCAGCGACCCGTCCGGACGTATGCCAAAAGCCCCGGGTTCCGCGAAAAGGCCAGTCGTTTCCGCATCGGATAGCGGTTCCGAAACATAAAGGCCCAGCGCGCGCATCTGGCTAACCTCCATCCCATAGCAAAGGTCGAAATCCCACCCGAACTCTGCCTTGTCTGCCAGTGCCTTTTCTTCGGTGTCAGCCGACACAACGACAACATCCAAAAGCGCCTGCCAAGCCGGCAATGCGGCATTCAGCTTGTTCAGGAACCGCTTGCAGCGCGGACAGTGCTTTCCGCGGTACACAAACAGCATGGTCCACCGGTCCTTGGCTTGACCGATCACGATATCACCCTGCGCCCCGGCAACCGGAAAGCTTAGCTGGTCGATCTTTTCGCCAACTGGCGGTTTGGTAGCTGAAAGCGGCATTGGTCATTCTCCAAAAAGCATCGGGTGCGATTGATAGCCTGCGGCATGGCGACCGATAAGTGAATAGCATCCATCGTAATCGGCCCATTTTGGACTTTCACATCCTCGCCGCGCGGCCCATCAAGGGCAATATGAGCCAACGGCCCGGATATCTTCGCTTTATTCGCGACAACGCGCCCTTTTTGGCCGCAGGCGCGCTGCTGTCGTTTCTATCCAGTTTCGGGCAGACCTTCTTTATCTCGATCTTCGGGGCCGAAATACGCGAGGCCTATGGGCTGAGTAATGGTGATTGGGGTCTGATCTATATGGTTGGCACAGGCGCCTCTGCCGCATTGATGGTCTTTGCAGGCGGGCTTGCTGACCGGTTTCGAGTGCGCACGCTGGGCATTACCGTGGTGCTATTGCTTGGATGTGCCTGCCTTTTGATGGCTTTCAACCCACTGGCCGCCCTGCTGCCATTTGTCGTTTTCGCACTGCGCTTTACCGGGCAAGGGATGACCAGCCATGTCGCTGTCGTTGCGATGGGCCGTTGGTTTGTCGCAACCCGCGGTCGCGCATTGGCCGTTGCAGCGTTTGGTTTCATGATTGGCGAAGCCGTGCTGCCCCTGACAATGGTCTGGCTGAAATCCATGATCGACTGGCGGACACTTTGGGCGTGCTTTGCCGTGTTCTGCGCCCTTGCAACGCTGGTGCTTTACCGATTGCTCCGGCTGGAGCGGACGCCGCAATCTATTGCAGCAACGTCTGAATCCACCGGCATGAACGGGCGGCATTGGACACGCGCAGACGCGCTGCGCCATCCGATGTTCTGGGCTATGATACCTGCGGTCATGTCCTTTTCGGGGTTCGCCACCGCATTCTGGTTCCATCAGGCCCATTTTGCCGAGATCAAGGGGTGGTCCCATCTGGCCCTGGTTTCTGTTTTCCCGCTGGGAACATTGGCGCTTTCGCTTTCAACGATAGGCTATGGCTGGGCCACCGACCGGTTCGGGGCTGTGCGCCTGTTGCCGATCTATCTGGTGCCGCTGGTTGTGGCATTTGTTTTGCATTGGTACGCGCCGTCCCTGATCTGGACGGCACTGGCGGTTATTTGCATGGGTATCGCGGGCGGGGGTCAGTCCACGATCCTGAATGCCTGCTGGGCTGAGCTTTATGGCACCAGGCATCTGGGCGCGATCAAGTCGGCCGCCACTGCACTGATGGTTCTGGGTTCCGCCATCGGACCAGGCCTTAGCGGCTGGTTGATTGATGTCGGCGTTGGTTTTGAACGGCAGCAACTTGGCTACGCGGCAATGTTTGTTTTCGCGGCCTTGATCCTTGTTGTGCCCAGCAGAAACGCGCGCAGGATCCTAGCCCAGCCTGCGTAGATAAACGTAATACGCCCCATCACCGCCATGGCGAATATGCGCTGGGGTCACCTGCAAGACCACGGCATTCAAGGGCGGCAGTGACAGCCATTGTGGAACCTGATGGCGCAACACGCCAAAGCGGGTGGGGATCGGACCGCCATCATCACGATCTTTGCCCTTGCCGGTGATGACCAACACCAATCGACGCCCCATGGCCGACGATCCCAGGATAAACCGAACCAGTTCGGGATGCGCCTCGGCCAGGACCATGCCGTGCAGATCAAGCCGCGCCTCTGGCTTGAGCTTGCCGCGCTTCATCTTGCCAAAAGCCTTGTGATCCATTTTGACAGGCGCGCTGGACAGCCGGTCCTTGATAGTAGGTGCGATGTCGTGGGATGGGCGGGTATTACTACGCTCGCCCACACGAAACGACGGGACGGGGTCGGCCGGCTTGGGCTGGACGCTTGGCTTTTCGGATAGAATGGGGCGGGTGCGCTTGGGGTCCATTGGCGTGGTGCGTTCGGCAACACGGTCCCATAAGGCGCGTTCATCCGCTGACAGGTGACGGGGCTTGCGCATTACGGGCCTATGGGCAAACGCTGCGCCATGGTCGTCGGCAGCAAAACAATCATACGGCCGGCATCCTTGATCGTGCCAGCCTCGCGCCCCGCATCGTCACCGGTTCCAAAGAATATATCAGCCCGCTGCGCGCCCTTGATCGCTGAACCGGTATCTTGCGCAACCATCAACCGGTTCATCGGGACGGCCCCTTCCTTTTCAATCCATACCGGCGAGCCGAGGGTCACAAAGGCCGGATCAACCGCAATCGTCCGCCCCGGCGTGATGGAACGGTTCATCGCACCCAAAGGGCCAAGGTCGGCAGGCACCTCACTCACCTCTCGGAAAAAGACATAGCTTTCGTTTTCCCACAAAAGTTTGCGGCCCTCGCGTCGGTTCTTGCGCACCCAGTTGCGGATCACCGCAGCCGAGACCTGATGGATCTCAAATTCGCCCCGATCCACCAGCGCCATACCGATTGATGAATAATCCCGCCCGTTTTTGCCCCCATAGCCCACGCGCATCACCTGGCCATCAGGCAGCCGTATGCGGCCCGACCCCTGGACCTGAAGGAAAAACAGATCCACCGGATCGGCCAGCCAGGCCAGTTCAAGACCCTTGTTGGCAAGGGGGGCGTCTTCGTCGATCTGGCGTCGGGTGAAATACGGCTCGC
This region includes:
- a CDS encoding redoxin domain-containing protein; the protein is MPLSATKPPVGEKIDQLSFPVAGAQGDIVIGQAKDRWTMLFVYRGKHCPRCKRFLNKLNAALPAWQALLDVVVVSADTEEKALADKAEFGWDFDLCYGMEVSQMRALGLYVSEPLSDAETTGLFAEPGAFGIRPDGSLMLVDISNGPAARPDLDELLDGMTFNIENDRPVRGTA
- a CDS encoding MFS transporter → MSQRPGYLRFIRDNAPFLAAGALLSFLSSFGQTFFISIFGAEIREAYGLSNGDWGLIYMVGTGASAALMVFAGGLADRFRVRTLGITVVLLLGCACLLMAFNPLAALLPFVVFALRFTGQGMTSHVAVVAMGRWFVATRGRALAVAAFGFMIGEAVLPLTMVWLKSMIDWRTLWACFAVFCALATLVLYRLLRLERTPQSIAATSESTGMNGRHWTRADALRHPMFWAMIPAVMSFSGFATAFWFHQAHFAEIKGWSHLALVSVFPLGTLALSLSTIGYGWATDRFGAVRLLPIYLVPLVVAFVLHWYAPSLIWTALAVICMGIAGGGQSTILNACWAELYGTRHLGAIKSAATALMVLGSAIGPGLSGWLIDVGVGFERQQLGYAAMFVFAALILVVPSRNARRILAQPA
- a CDS encoding murein transglycosylase A, translated to MADPTYTRVPFSDLAGWATDDHQAALDVFLNTCRDMRDPHWEILCDVARTGPTARDFFEKFFRPVLIEDGDPMLFTGYFEPELIGSRHRGDGYQFPIYAVPDDLVPGEPYFTRRQIDEDAPLANKGLELAWLADPVDLFFLQVQGSGRIRLPDGQVMRVGYGGKNGRDYSSIGMALVDRGEFEIHQVSAAVIRNWVRKNRREGRKLLWENESYVFFREVSEVPADLGPLGAMNRSITPGRTIAVDPAFVTLGSPVWIEKEGAVPMNRLMVAQDTGSAIKGAQRADIFFGTGDDAGREAGTIKDAGRMIVLLPTTMAQRLPIGP
- a CDS encoding Smr/MutS family protein codes for the protein MRKPRHLSADERALWDRVAERTTPMDPKRTRPILSEKPSVQPKPADPVPSFRVGERSNTRPSHDIAPTIKDRLSSAPVKMDHKAFGKMKRGKLKPEARLDLHGMVLAEAHPELVRFILGSSAMGRRLVLVITGKGKDRDDGGPIPTRFGVLRHQVPQWLSLPPLNAVVLQVTPAHIRHGGDGAYYVYLRRLG